The window TGAGTGGCTCGATGACCCCCATCAATCTGCCACGAGCCGGAGTGTGACAATAGCATTATCATACCAATACACCATGCAGCTTTAGCCAATCAGGGCACAGAGCTTTCACTGCGCCGCACGAACTGCAGGGTATAAAAGAGGGTGACTGCGGCTGTGAAAGCACTCTGCTCTCTCTGCGGATTTACTCTTCAGACTTTCTCGAGCTTTTCCACTGCGGAATATCCTCACAGCCTTCATCATGACTTTTGAGGTCCTGATCCAGAAACCCACCGAGCGTGCTCAGTGCGCCGGCACTGCCCTCGAGGAGGTCCTGGTGACCGCCAAAGACAACGACTCCCTCACCGTTGGTGTCTACGAGTGCGCAAAAGTTATGAACCTGTAAGTATGAGACTGTTGGAAAGATAAAGTTTACTACGTGTAAACTTATTTAAACACTGATTTATTCAGTTTTGGGTAGAATCTCATGGATTTTGTTCTTTAATGTCCCCACAGAGACCCGGACAGTGTGTCTTTCTGCGTCCTGGCCGTGGATGAGGAGTTTGAGTGTGACATCGCCCTCCAGATCCACTTCACCCTCATCCAGTCCTTCTGCTTCGACAACGACATCAGCATCGTCAGAGTGAGCGACATGCAGCGTCTGGTGGAGATTGTTGGGGACAAGGCGGAACAGTTTGAAGATGCGCACTGCGTCCTCATCACGGTATGTAGAGCTCAGTAGCAGCACTGTGAAGAATTTcaaggctgattttttttttttttttttgtgctttctgAAAAGAAACGTGCGACTAAATCTACTTTCCTCTTCCTGTTTGAACAGAACCCGGCTGACGGGTCTTGGGAGGACCCCGCTCTGGAGAAGCTGCACCTGTTCTGTGAGGAGAGCCGGCGTCTGAACGACTGGGTTCCTGAGATCAGCCTCCCCGAGCGCTGATCTGGGACCCGCTCCTCACTTGCTCAGATGCTGCAAAGCTTCTTATCTGGAAATACTCATCCTGGTGGACAGGATGACCCTGTTTCTGCTCATCCCTGGATACTCCTGAGGAGGATTCCCGTCCAGGCAGCGCGGCGCCGGCCCGAGGGGCCCCCGTGAACCGTCGCCTCTTGTCCCGTCCATGCCAAGATGACTCTCATTCTTTATGTGAATGAGGTCGGGCATGCCACAAGAGCGACGCATCGACCCTCATTCTTTGTGCGGATGAGGTTTGGAGAGGAAGGAGAAGCGAGTTCTGCGTCCTGTGGTTCCACAGAGCAAATGTCGCACGTTGAAGCACGCGCAGCAGGAGAAGAAGCGGTGCTGAGAGAGAGGCCTTCTTAGAAAGGGACTTTTTAAGGATGTCCTCTTTGCTGAGCAACATGACATCAGTTGCAGTCAGCGGAAATGTTTCCCACTTTCCAGAATTGTCTTAATTCTCTAAGGGTTTCACTTTagaaatttaataatgacaaaatattCTAAAACATAtatagaaaacaacaaaatgtctATATTCTAAAGGTTTCACTTTAGAAAATGGCTCAATTAACTTAATGTCATGAGAATTTGTTAGATTATCCTATAAATATTTTACTATGTAGCCTGTAgtgaaaacaaatgtttaaaacaaataaaaatttgaCTTAATGTGTTTGATCTTTTTGAGGCAATGCTGGAAACTAACTTGGTGTTAACTTATCAGCTGTTTCAAACATTATTGGAAGCTGTAAGTGGAAAATACTCAATAAAACTTGAAAGATGAATTCTGCGTTGTGTTTTCACTTGCAGTTGcaaaactctgttttttgtgCTTCTTCGGGGTGTTTAGAGGGAGGGGGGCTGAAACTAACACAAGCTTTAAACTCCCTTTGGGTGGAGAGACCGATACAGCCTGACATCTGAGGGAGGAGGGGGCAAACACATTCAGGCCCTCCTCCTCCAGACTTCATCTGCATATGTATGGCGCAGAGCACAATAGCGGGGCTCCCGGCCTGTCAGCTCCAGCGGTCCGAACAGAGTGCCTATTGTTTAGCCCGCAGATGTCTTCCCTGGCCACGCCGCACCATCTGCTGCTTCCTGCAGGTTGGGGTCGGGCAGGGCAGGGCTGGGAGGAGTCGGAGGGGTTAGTCAGTACAGTGCTGCAGGGGGGCTAAGTGAGGTCTGGCTGGTTTGGGCCGGTTTTGGGGAGAAGAGAGGGTGGGGGCCCTGACTATCATATGGTATCCTGCCAGCTGCTGTCGGGACTATTATTTACTGGCAGGCACTTGGTGAAACTTTGGTAAACACAGCACAAAGACAGGAGATCAGCTGTGTTTGGGTGCagcagcagaaccacctgctctGCCTTTAAAATGAAATCTGCATCAGGCACTGCTCCTTACTTTATTTACACTTTCATGAACAGGGTATAAGCGTTGTCTCTCTCATTTAATGTACGGAGCAGTGCAATAGAGTcccattctctctctctttttacagcttttatatTGTCTGTTGGGCTTTgggaatttagaaaaaaaatcttttatgtgtttaaatattgctaaaaagtaataattaatgaatgaaaacacacattccTTCATTGATTACTACCTTTGTTTAATTTCATTAGGCACTTCcatgtttatttaatatttagggTATTCCAAACAGTGCAGAAGGTGTCTGGGGCATTGCTGCAGGTTGACACCTGAGTTGCATTAGGAGGAGTGAAACAAATTTATCAAAAGCTAAAAGTTGTAAAAGCTACAAGTCACTTAAAAATGTTCCTGTTTGTTGCAAGTTGGTATAAAATAAGTCTGTGCAAAAGCAGTGCTTTATTATGAAAGCACACAGAACTTGGAGGTGTGCCTGAGGCCCCTGTATGCCCGGAGCCCCTCCCTCTTGGGGTCTCTCACCATCCCTCGGACTACAGGGGGAGAGTCGCAGCCCTTCTTCTTCTGGGCCTGGTGAAGCAGGATGCGGTAGACCCCGGTGACAGGACTCCGGCTGTCTTTCAGCTGATTGTTTTGCAGGTGCTCTGCGGTAAAGCCAAGCTTCTCCAGCGAGCTTCTGACCTCCTCCACTTCCTCTTCCAGGCTGGCGTTCTCCGAGACCATCAGGCTCTGCAGGGTGGTCATTGAGTCGGAAGGGAGAAACGACCAGGGGAACTCCACAGGTAAGAGCCAATCACAGCCCAGCATCTGGTCGATAGCATATCGTTCACTGGGGACCAGCTTCAAGATGCCCTTTATGAGCCTCTGACAGGGGCCTGGCACCCAGGGGGGGATGGCGTAATTGCCTTCAATGACGCAGCGCCGCAGCTTGCCCATGGTTTCGGCACGGAACGGCATGGTGCCGGTCATCATGAAGAAAAGCAGGACTCCCATTGCCCAAACATCTACCGGAGGCCCCAGGTAGGACTCGTCCCTGAAGAGCTCTGGGGCTGCGTAGGGCGGCGAGCCACAGAAGGTGTCCAGGGCATTGTTACGGTTTGACATCTGCGTGCTGAATCCAAAGTCGGCCACCTTCACGCAGCCGTCGATGGTGAACAGGACATTCTCTGCTTTCAAGTCCCGGTGGATGATGTTGATGCTGTGCTGCAgagcaaaacataaagagaaGATTGGAATTTCAAACTGTAAAGTGAATGTGAGGTTAGACTTTCACTATTAAAGTCTCATCTGTTAAAAGGCTTTTGGGAATTTAGATGTACAGCTGGATGGCTGTAatgaattataattttaatgGTGACCAGTAAAGTGACCGCACAACTCTAACATTGTTTTGCAACACAAAAAGTGCTCTGAGCAGACCTGCACCTAAGCTGCCCAGGTTACAGTTAAACCCACAATCACCCCTCTGAAAAAATCtaaagtgaaaattaaaatattcaCTCCAATGGTTTAGATAACTGGGTCAGCAATAAGACTTGTTTATAATcatgtttttgcatgtttttgatGTATGTCTCCATTCCAAGATTTCATCCAACGGACCCTTTTTTCATTCTTCTGATGCAACCTGACTATAAGAGTTGAGTGTGAGTCAATAAAATAATATCTTATACAATAAGGTAAGGAAAGAACCCTTTTATGAATAAATATGAGATATATATTGGATCTTCATCAGGTCTTCATCAGGATTTTCCTGTAGAGAAAAAATTTTGGGACTTGCCGAAGAGGTTTTATTCTTTCCCTAAAAGAAAATCACCAAGACTGAAATACAAATATTAAGCAGGATTTTATTTACCGAAGCATAAAGTGCATCGAGTATTTCATGGACAAAAATAACAGTACATTTCCTCATGTAAGGTAGCACAGACTTGATGCCACTGTCGTGATCCTGGATATTTGACCCTGTGCTTCTGGCTTTAGACTCTTTGTTGTAgttctttcagttttttgcGTTCTTTACAGTTATCCCCCGGATGGTTTCCAGTTCCCTGGCAATGTCAGATGTTCCTTTGTTTGGTtactttcctgttttattttgctagTCTCTTGTCTcctgtgtgtttagttttgattCCTCTTTATGTCATTAGTTTGATTCTGTCCACCTCTCTTTATTTTTCCAGCCGTGTTCTTTATCTATAATTACccacctcatgtgtgtatttaagccctgagTTTGCCATCAGGTCTTTGTTGTGTAATTCTGGTTTTTCCCCAGTGAATGTCCTGACTTTTAACCTTTGTTAGTGTGCTGATGTATGTCAAcacatcaagatgtttttggtgtttttccagtcaggaaaaacaccaaaaacatcTTACATGTCATGAGGggttatgtttttattataataCCTAATATAATAAATGCATAATGATAAACTAAAATGAACCATGAAGCTGATGAAAATTAACCAAAACAAGCAAACCCACACTAGAAATTtaccaaataaaagaaaagataaaatttcaaataattttttaaaatgggtAAAATTATAACAGCTCTGTGTCAGACATGGTGGGATTAGCTGTTAGCTGATCTTTGACCTGCCAGCTTCCCAGTAAAAATCCAGTTTGCGTTCCTGTGTGAACAGGGCAGGTTATAATCTGGCTTATTCACAGCGAGCCAGCGTCTGTCATGTGTCCTGCCTCCTGCACGCTCTACCCAGGCAGCTCAGAGGACTGCCAGCAGCCATGACACATCTGAAGGAGATGATATCTTGTGTGTGTCTCACATGTGAGAAGGTGCGACTTCACTGAGCACATAACTAAACTGCATGATGGGAAACACAAGCAGCACCTTGCTCTGAAAGCTTTCAACATCACTGACCATATGTTTGATGGCAGAGAGGATCTGGGCGAAGGCGATCTTGCTGGCATTGTCTGACAGTTTTCCCTCACTGCATATCCTGCTGTGGAGGTCTCCTCCTCCTGCGTACTCCAGCACCAGGTGGAGGCGTCTCGGCGTTTCCACGACCTCGTACAAACGGATCACATTTGGGTGGTGCAGGGCCTCCATGCTGCTGATCTCCCTAGAGAGAAGACGCTGGGCTTCAGCATCCAGCCTCGTCCTATCCAGGATCTTCAGAGCCACTTTGTCTGTGAAAGATTGGACAGAACGATCATGTCATGGTAACATAATGCCAGAGAAGGTGTCCATGACATCAGAGGCTGAAAGTCGAACAGAAACTGAAAGCTTACACAGAAACCGGAGTACTTTTGAATTACATCGAGATACATGGAGAGAGTAGTTCAatgaatctgaaaaaaaaatgtctttaactAAAGAAGTGACTGCGAGCAGAATTCTTTTATTAAATCTATAACATATAAAAAGATAGTGTTAATTATTAAGTAATGATCAAAAAGTTAATAAATGGTTAGCTTGCTGAAGGTAAACCTGAAATCCCAATGTTTGAAATTGTTTAGCTTATAGCAGGATAAGATGAAAAAGGACTGGCATCACCAGAACAGCATGTTTATATTATATAGTATATAATCAACTGCAGTTGATTGGTCTTCTTAATTAATTTATCCAGATGAACCACCAGATATCAGCTGCTTTTCAGACTTGACTGCTTGGAATAGAAAAAGTTTAACTAGTTGCATAGTGGAAGGCAACCTGTCTTTGAACATTTGCAGACCAACACAGATGGCAATCAGTCTCAGACAGATTGGCAACTGTTTGCAAATAACTGCCATCTAATTTATAAAAAAATTGCTAACATGTTTCAACCAATATGAGTCGGTCTTAGGCAATAAGTGCAACTCAGCTGTGACATTTCTCTTTGCAATAGCAGACTTTTCTCAACTGTTTGTcagctggttgtattctggttatattcctatGTAAAAGCAGGTCTTTCCAAGCACTTATGCCATTTAGCAGTttaaatttctgaatttctgtttcaaatctaGGAGATTCTGGCTAGAATCAAAATAAttcatgtgaatttctgtggatGAAGACGGCAACAGATTTGCAATCTTCACAGTTAAATGCTGTATTATCACAAACAAAATTACATGTAATTGTCAGTTTGACCCCATTCAATTCCCAATCGACAGGGGACTGATTGTTTTATTCCCATTGCCCTTGCTTGTTATTGCTTCCCATTGCAAGTTGCTTTGAAGATGGCAACTAACTCCGAGTGGTCACAGACCTGGCCATTTGAAAGGCAACAATTTTGCAGTAATTTTGGTCATGCTGGAGTCTCCAACCAGTTTTCTCTAGCAGTTCTTGTGGTTCTAGTGGTTCAACCAGCATTAGCAGTTTTAAGTCATTGGATTTGTGCTTAAATGTTGAAGGTATTTATAATGATAAAATCTGTTTGTGCTTCGCAAATGTGAAAATCTCCTCAGTTTAACTTTGCTGTATGttgaatgtgtttgtggtggACTGTTTAGCAACACATTCAAAGAGAAGCTATCTCAAGCTATGTGAATAATTGGATCTTTTCAGGCCAGATTTCTGCCACCTGTCCTGAAACTACTCAACACATCAGGTTTGGAATCAGGTTGCAGCTGTTCTGCTGCTGTGCATTTGTTCTAAGTATTTCAGTAATTTCTCCTTTTTACTGAGCAACTAATCAGCATCTGGTGCATTGGAAGCTTTATAGATGAGTTTTAAATTTGGAAACTGTGTTGCATAAAATTGCTTATTATTGCGTGAGCTGTGTTTGGTTCTCAGTTTCAGGCCCGTCAAACATCAGACGTGTGTAGTCTTTAAAAAAGGTTTTCAAGTGTTGTCAACAAAGGGCTGCAACCAGTTTAAACCTTGCATATCCACATTCTATTCAACCTCTACTTTGAGAGGGTTGAATCTGAGACAGAGGCAAAGGAAACAAAGGTAAAATATAAGTGAAGATTAACTTAAAGATTCAGAATATCCATCTACCTCTCGTCAGAGCGTGGAAAGCCAGTTTGACCCTGGAGAAGGTCCCGTAGCCGATCTCCCCGCGGACCTTATAGAATCCAATTCTGCGCCCTATGATCAGCTCCTTGATGGTCTGCTCGTCCTTGCACATATCTCTGGTGAGCTTCTCCAGGGGAGTGAGGTTGTCTGACTCCTCATCCTCAGGCCCAGCATCAGAGCTGTCCGTCAGGCTGTAGAGGCTGTGGTGGAGCCTGGCGCTCGCCACCTGGTACTGGCCTCCAGGCATTTCTGCAGCAGGCTGAAGATAATGGTGGAGTCATTAACAGTCCATCTTATGTAAGTTACAGTACAGAGGAGCATATAGAAGTAAACTAGAGGGACAAAGGTGTTGTTTTTTACTTGATTCCTGATATTCTCTATAAATTTCCCCAAAAGAACCACTATTAAGTTTCGACACTTATTTCATTGAAACCAAATCGCTCAAGTAAAACATTAATTAAATCTGCAAATTCTACATGTTTTATACTCTTTTAGTAGCCTTGTGAAATGGCTGCAATaaaacagtaacacacacaaataactACAATGAGAAGTTTTCTTACCAAGTTTCTGCGTCAAACCATGGCTGCAGAGCCCCTTGCAAACGATATTAACAcagggttttattttttccgTACAAGACCCTAAAAAATGTCTTCAGAGCAGCGTCGTCATGGCCTCGCTCTCTTCTCAGTCCTCTAAATCAGATGACTACACACTCATGGCAAAGCACATGCAAGGCAGCGTGGTAGGGGGAGCGTCTCAACGATTAGTCAAGTGTTCAGTCAGTGTGGGCATCTCTGGCCACACCCCTCACCTTTGCTTATCTTCAGCCTCTCTTCATGTCCAAGAAACGAAAGCTTAAGATGATGTCATGACCTCTAATCCTGCTTTAATCTGAGTCTGCCCCAGTCCTTTCATACAGCTAACATCAattcaaacaacaaaaaacggGCCATAAAACAGATATGCTTAAATAAGTTGTTTTTAGAGTTTATATGATCAGAATGCAGATTTCATGTCTAACATAATACACCTGTGTAACTGACATCCATGTGCTATCTAGGTAAAGTTGATCTCCTGGCTTTTGTGAAGATGAAATGTTATGCAACGGCATTAGCAAATGTTCCCATAGAGATTAGCTCTCTGTCCCCTTTAGATGCTGGCAGAACAGCACAGATAACGAGATTAGAAAGGTCCACGCCTCAGCAGGCATGAGCATCTTCATTCAGGTGTGTCATCCCTGTGTGGAGTAGTGGAAGGACATTAATCAGCAGACAGCAGTCAAACACCATGCAAATGTACAAGATCATAATTATTATacacactgctcaaaaaaaaccaaaacactttgcccaaaaaaaaatcatgttggATATTTATACTGATATGTACTGGATAACATGTTaggaataaaaggaaaaataatcagcctgcagagggctgaattcaaaAACACCCTGGAAGTCAAAGTGAAAATGATGCAGCAGGCGAGTGGATATATGAAGGTgtgaagttttatttttactgtgcaAAAGATGGAAACGTGACAGTAAGGGCTAAGGCTAACATAAATGCTAGTAGCAAATAATCTCCATCCAACCAGCCAAAGCTTGATTTCCAGCAGTTAATCGAAGCAGTGCTGAGCAGACAGGCTTGTAGCACTGTAGCATACCTGTAACTGTTTCCACATGTAAACCGCTGTGAAGTGCTCTTACAGCTCATTTTCACCAACTTTGTTGGCTTTGTGTTAATACTTAATGCTTTCTTTATTAAAGAAGCTGACAATATGTCACACTGACAACACCCATGGTGTTCACACAATGACACAGCAAGTATAACTTGCTGTAtcatctattttattttaaacagagctgcaatttataaaagaaaaagaagaaaagatttgAAACAGAGGAGCTGCGCCCGATGTTTCACTGGATCAACTGAAGTttttttaatacacattttcttATACAGTCTATGATACACACAAAACGTTAGCTCATGGCAAGAGACTCTGCTAGTTGAAGACTTTTGTCAATTAATAATGCTCAGAACAATAAACCACAGAGAAAATGTCTGATTGACTGCATCTATATGAACACAAAGAGAACTCAGTGTGAATTACATGAACCTTGAAAAAAAGGGGAATAAGTACtattaatgatttctttgaatgaaaacagataaACAGATTTACATCCTTGAATCAGACTGCCCTTTCAGCCAATTCATTCACAATCGCACTACTCCATCTACActtcctctctccctccatcCTTCCCTGTAGGCGTCTAATTGGATTAAATCCTTAGACAGGAATACAGCATGTGTTTGTACTTTCTTCACACTGGTCACCTGCAAGAAGAGCACTGAATCTGCAATCAAATCTAGTCACACTGCACAAGCACCAAGTAAATGTCCTGTTAAATATGTAAGATTGGAAATTTCAGAATGCTCTATGGGAATCATGCACGTCCACTGGCAGGTCAGCAGCTCGTTAGCCTCTAAACAAATTAAATCTTTCTTCTCTTTGGACGGCTGTCCAGGATGCTGCTGGCACGCTGATTCTCTTCCAGCTCTTTGATTCTCTGACGCAGAGCAAAAAtctctttgttcttttcctcctggaaaaactgcagcttctgagaaaaacataaaagacaTACAACACACTtctgaaaacacaaaatcactgcTGACCTATAAAACACTCCCTGTAAATACCAGCTTCTATTCTTCAGATTAATGCCAGGTAAACGAGTTTAGATGAAAAATCTAGTCTGCCATGTGCTTTGCACTGAGTGGCTGCTGAAGCTGATGgatattttcatttctgtttatgATTTCATGCCTTTtgaaattattttcttattcaATCATTTAAAGCCCAAAATGTAAGAAAACACATAACTGaagggttttttcccccctaattaaatacattttgaaatcaTAATAATGAAAATTTTGGTTAGCAATTttcaacaaaacacacaaaaccctGTCTGGGATTTATGAGATACCAAAAAATAACCCAAGCAttagacatttttttctgtaatataAAGTGAGCAACCAACTACCCCACTTGAAGGAAGGTTTTTGCTAAGTGGCTAAGTACACTCACTGACTAGTTTACTGAGTACATCTACTGGTTATTGCACATATCTAACGTGCCAAGCACATGGGAGCACCTCAGTGCATTTTAGCAATGTACGCACAGTCAAGATAACTTCCTTAAGTTCAAACCAAGCACCAGAATGACTCAgaaaggtcatttaagtgaatttGAATATTCGATGGTTATATCTAGTGTGCATTTTCTGTATttaaccaaggtatgcagaagcgCATCTCTGAATGTAGATGGAGGACGGTGACACAAGGTGACACCGCTGCCATCTAAGAACAGGAACCTGTGGCTACAGTTCACAGGGGCTCCCCAAAATTGAGCAAtggaagattggaaaaatgccTGGTGTGATGAGTATTGCTCATACCAAACTGGTATGAGCAAGGTATAAAGTGGACAGCTAGTGTTAACCTGAAGGAGGTGTCTGTGACAGTCAGCATCAAGATTAACTGTGGTGCATTTCATTTATAGCAATGAGCCTAAAGTTGCCATTTCACTTCTTGGAGTTTAATTTATGCTTCAAAAATGATCCATCTGACACTTTTGGGGTAAAGACATGCCCATGTTGAAAGCTGAGTGGTGAAATAAGACTAGAAAAGCAACGTATACAGGCAGTCAGCCTACCATTTAAGTGGGAAATTATGTCTGTTAAAGCATTACTAAGGCTGATAAAGCTGACACAGCATACCGGGAAGTAGCCTGATGACTTAAAACGTGTAGACTAACAAGATAAGATTTCTAGTTAAGACTTAATGGACTTTGCTCTACTCTCAGTTGTAGCTTCTATGAGAAGGATACATCAGTACATCAGTAACAGTTACACACATGGTGTTTACTCACCTGTGCTTTTGGAATACAGTAAATTACACCAAGACGCTCAGTTACAGACTGACAACAGTTCAAACAAGGGGGTGTAACAGGTTCTGTGTGGGCTGCTTACCCTTTTAAAGACACTCTGAGGAAGGCCGGGGccatgttgctgctgctgctgctgctgctgttggctCCACTGAGCTGAACTCTGAACTCTGGCTAACTTTGCACCAAActgccaaaaacacacagagcaaaACAATGAGCTTGAAACTGAAACTAGACACTCAAAACCAAAGCAGAGTTCATTCTGATTTCAAAGATTTAGACTCCTGCTCCTGCCTGTGTTCTTAAtattattcattaaaatcacacaaaatttaaacctgattattaaacatcataaatatattaaaagcaATGACAGATATTTATGTAGATCTATGTTAATCAAATTAAGTTACAATTTCAATTATGTTATTTTACCTCCATCTGTAACTTCAGTAGCCCGTTCTGACTCTCCTTTTCCTGATGTTTTAGTCTCTTCTTCATG is drawn from Pelmatolapia mariae isolate MD_Pm_ZW linkage group LG7, Pm_UMD_F_2, whole genome shotgun sequence and contains these coding sequences:
- the gadd45gb.1 gene encoding growth arrest and DNA-damage-inducible, gamma b, tandem duplicate 1 codes for the protein MTFEVLIQKPTERAQCAGTALEEVLVTAKDNDSLTVGVYECAKVMNLDPDSVSFCVLAVDEEFECDIALQIHFTLIQSFCFDNDISIVRVSDMQRLVEIVGDKAEQFEDAHCVLITNPADGSWEDPALEKLHLFCEESRRLNDWVPEISLPER
- the nim1kb gene encoding serine/threonine-protein kinase NIM1, producing the protein MPGGQYQVASARLHHSLYSLTDSSDAGPEDEESDNLTPLEKLTRDMCKDEQTIKELIIGRRIGFYKVRGEIGYGTFSRVKLAFHALTRDKVALKILDRTRLDAEAQRLLSREISSMEALHHPNVIRLYEVVETPRRLHLVLEYAGGGDLHSRICSEGKLSDNASKIAFAQILSAIKHMHSINIIHRDLKAENVLFTIDGCVKVADFGFSTQMSNRNNALDTFCGSPPYAAPELFRDESYLGPPVDVWAMGVLLFFMMTGTMPFRAETMGKLRRCVIEGNYAIPPWVPGPCQRLIKGILKLVPSERYAIDQMLGCDWLLPVEFPWSFLPSDSMTTLQSLMVSENASLEEEVEEVRSSLEKLGFTAEHLQNNQLKDSRSPVTGVYRILLHQAQKKKGCDSPPVVRGMVRDPKREGLRAYRGLRHTSKFCVLS